From Anabrus simplex isolate iqAnaSimp1 chromosome 11, ASM4041472v1, whole genome shotgun sequence, a single genomic window includes:
- the LOC136883462 gene encoding mucin-2, translating into MLLRVIIWSTVGVLFLATALPTTTEEYPVESTTDFPLTTQSENEQEEPGANEVFPNEVFSSYAEDNDTPLDVNGTIEEVEKILESNPNLPRLSRGEILEILDNLTASRDKNVKNELLRHQSSEQSYPNDQKSREEYAKALMLVLPFNAKDMSDTKIQELYTKAPVTKIVDKPGDDVIFNRPSQQYRYTPPTISITEIEDDYFPHDVTEQPYDIPSIPSTRFSTSSSYQAVSKTTKQPVLKQPAPAPANPSRKVNKFSNKPFKEQASATDDSYSIGKEPEPTRNSGHFSPTPVEITESYHDAVYSSIQAIEATTNHQDSRHPEPSAAPFLPITDSTTVNQPSPSHNFPKSPNTVVNNQVTRHRKRRPTGRPAAGYRATTNTYTATSTEGPQSPDFQLGLPQDIKQLSVSFEVQDHIQPPSDPQPTFFMTPIPEVTEKVRYNSQYTGNRVITTTTQEPALDDNVQEALASIGLYPEQLRPQPFHHRVPVTEKTTTTTTTTTEAPMLDLSQAAESLSPDMKELLISFGLLPSPDGETTSVQTPISPIPLSRAHAASPVIDPSSYVSFKPLPVGTAPAGGDMQDFLASYGLVSASDTGRETYHNFRSQKALPTSSKDNMPKSKPIKAVPNFSTEILTDEMREVLESLGILPTSISRKNPSMNDDTKEKEHVFNPSQHIATLNPSEEEAERLNKLLRTIKKFVKENGTLTPEQMTVIDASFPLLTASNNSTTSTTTTPDTVTKKTKTKFVPLDQIGNAPDPLALEELLQLYDANKNEVKRQQPNDTNSNTTDSSTESTEQRVPSFDALAESFGGGETAPSDANVEEQLPPARPNGLYFLLDWNSFLEVGEEGKNKVNIRIAPKVGDPRNFLPVTVP; encoded by the coding sequence CTGCTACGAGTAATAATCTGGAGCACCGTAGGAGTGCTCTTCCTTGCAACAGCTCTACCGACTACAACCGAAGAATATCCTGTGGAATCGACAACAGACTTCCCTCTTACAACTCAGTCTGAAAACGAACAAGAAGAGCCAGGGGCTAACGAAGTATTTCCTAACGAAGTATTTTCTTCATATGCTGAAGACAATGATACTCCACTAGATGTGAATGGAACAATTGAAGAGGTAGAGAAAATTCTGGAATCCAACCCTAATTTACCAAGATTATCACGGGGTGAAATTTTGGAGATACTTGATAACCTTACTGCATCTCGAGATAAAAATGTCAAGAATGAACTGCTCCGACATCAGAGCAGTGAACAATCATATCCCAATGACCAAAAGTCTAGAGAGGAATATGCAAAAGCTCTAATGTTAGTGTTACCCTTTAACGCAAAGGATATGAGTGATACTAAGATCCAAGAATTGTACACTAAAGCACCAGTTACAAAAATAGTTGACAAACCAGGAGATGATGTAATATTTAACAGACCTTCCCAGCAGTACAGATATACACCACCAACAATTTCAATCACTGAAATAGAGGATGACTATTTTCCACATGATGTTACTGAGCAACCGTATGATATTCCTAGTATACCATCAACAAGATTCTCTACATCATCTTCATATCAGGCAGTGTCCAAAACAACAAAACAGCCAGTGTTAAAACAACCTGCTCCTGCTCCTGCAAATCCCTCTCGAAAGGTTAATAAATTCTCAAACaaaccctttaaagaacaagcatcagcAACTGATGACTCATACTCAATCGGCAAAGAACCTGAACCAACAAGGAACTCGGGACATTTTTCTCCTACACCTGTTGAAATAACAGAGAGCTATCATGATGCTGTTTATTCTTCAATCCAAGCTATTGAAGCCACAACAAATCATCAAGATTCAAGACATCCTGAACCTTCTGCAGCTCCATTTTTACCCATCACTGATTCAACAACAGTAAATCAACCTAGCCCTTCACACAATTTTCCCAAATCTCCAAATACAGTAGTAAATAATCAAGTGACCAGGCACAGGAAACGAAGGCCAACAGGACGGCCTGCAGCTGGTTACCGGGCAACAACAAATACATATACAGCTACATCTACTGAAGGCCCACAAAGTCCAGATTTCCAGTTAGGCTTACCACAAGACATTAAACAGCTTTCTGTTTCATTTGAAGTTCAGGATCATATTCAACCCCCCAGTGATCCACAACCTACATTCTTCATGACTCCGATTCCAGAAGTGACAGAAAAGGTGCGGTACAACAGTCAATACACAGGTAATAGAGTGATAACCACCACTACACAAGAACCAGCTTTGGATGATAATGTGCAAGAAGCATTGGCCTCAATTGGTTTATATCCAGAACAACTAAGGCCACAACCTTTCCACCACAGAGTACCAGTAACTGAGAAGACAACAACTACAACTACCACGACAACTGAAGCACCAATGTTAGATCTTTCACAAGCTGCCGAGTCTCTGAGCCCAGACATGAAGGAGCTGCTAATTTCTTTCGGACTGCTTCCATCCCCTGATGGAGAAACTACAAGTGTTCAGACACCAATCTCTCCAATTCCTCTGTCTCGAGCACATGCTGCAAGTCCTGTCATAGATCCCAGCTCATACGTGAGTTTCAAACCACTACCAGTAGGAACAGCACCTGCTGGAGGAGATATGCAAGATTTCCTAGCTTCATATGGTTTGGTGTCAGCATCAGATACTGGGCGAGAAACCTACCATAATTTCAGATCCCAAAAAGCACTTCCAACATCTTCAAAAGACAACATGCCAAAATCCAAACCAATAAAAGCTGTACCAAACTTCAGCACTGAGATATTAACAGATGAAATGAGAGAAGTGTTAGAAAGTCTTGGAATACTCCCAACTTCAATATCAAGAAAAAATCCTTCAATGAATGATGACACAAAAGAGAAAGAGCATGTTTTTAACCCTTCACAACATATTGCTACTCTCAATCCCTCAGAAGAAGAAGCTGAGAGGCTAAATAAACTTCTGAGGACAATTAAAAAATTCGTAAAGGAAAATGGTACTCTTACACCTGAACAAATGACAGTAATTGATGCATCATTCCCATTGCTTACTGCATCAAACAATAGTACAACTTCAACTACTACAACTCCAGATACTGTTACGAAAAAGACCAAAACAAAGTTTGTCCCCTTAGATCAGATAGGAAATGCTCCTGATCCACTTGCTCTAGAAGAATTATTGCAGCTTTACGATGCCAATAAGAACGAGGTTAAACGGCAACAGCCTAATGACACAAATTCTAACACAACTGATTCAAGTACGGAGAGTACTGAACAGAGAGTACCGTCATTTGATGCACTTGCAGAATCTTTCGGGGGAGGAGAAACAGCACCCAGTGATGCCAACGTGGAAGAACAATTACCACCTGCCAGGCCAAACGGACTTTACTTTTTGCTCGACTGGAACTCATTTCTGGAAGTAGGAGAGGAAGGAAAGAATAAAGTGAATATCAGGATAGCACCCAAAGTAGGAGATCCCAGAAACTTTTTGCCGGTTACTGTTCCGTGA